GAAAGACAGTTGACAACTAATAAACACTCATATCTGATTTAAGAGTACATTTCTATTatcaacaaaaaaatataaagaTGTTCAAAAGCTTTAAATATGTTAGCGTATGTTAAATCAAATTTGCAGTGCTGAATTAGAGATTCATTTTTGTGGCAAATGTGAGAGAATAAATGTTCATTATCTTTGCTGATGTGCTCACCTTTATTAGTGTAGAAACAACATCAAAACCCCCAATGACCAAAAGCAAGGGAGCTATAACGATGAGCGGGAGTAGAGAGTATCCAATCACGCCAAGGACTTGTCCATAAGACACCTATCCGATATAAAACAATGCAAGTCAGTGTTTCACAGCATGCCACATCATTCATGTTGTAATAGGAAGCAAATTCACATCCAGAGGCATGTACAGTATCAAGTAAGAGAAATGTACTACTCATCAAGACTAGGGATATGAATTATTTTAGCTTAAAAAGGTGGCGCTTACCTCACCACCGAGAACACGAGCCAGCAGAAAGATTGTTAAAGATCCGAATATCCAAATGGTAATTATCCAAGACACAACCTTAGGAAATAAAATAATGCAACAAATAATTAAAACAACTTTCAAGCTGAAAATTGTGACATGGTACCAAAGGACACATTGTTTTGGTGTGATCTGAGAAGAAAAAGAAATCACAGGTTGTCCTGCCGCCTCACCCTGAACTGTCCGTAGATGGAGATCATGGAAAACAGGAGCACTACAGCCAGAGGACCCCAGAAGTCAGGGTTGTCCCTCACAACTTGCCGGTTGAAGCCCAAGGAGGGCATTGGCATCAGCACACAGCGGATCTTGTAGTAGATGTCTTTCAGGTCGATATCCAGCTCCTCCCTAATCATACAAGCATATGAGAGAGAACAGGAGCATCATGAGATATCAGCACATTTAGTTAGCAGTGATGGCCAAATTGGATGTCAGTGTCATTTTAATATCAATGTGCATGGACAAAGAATGGGTTTCTTGAAGAAGGTACTTACAGAAGAGGTTTGTTGTCTTCTGGGTCATCCTCGTCTACTTCCAGTAGCCAGCCATAGCCTCGTTTCCTCAGGAACGTGGTTGCATATGGGTCTTTTGCATTGTCGCTGCCCATGTTCAATTTAACATCTGGGGCATCGATAGTACCACTTAGATCTGAAGGGAATTTAATGTAAACGATTATTGGTTCACATGTAACATGCGTTGAATTTCTGTATTGTTGAACAGTACATGTTCAAGGTTTCCAAAACCGTATCACAATTAAGGATACCTTTTTTCCCCTCCATAGATCGTTTTACAATAAACCAAATCACCTCAGTTAAGCAAAAAAACGGACGTAGAATGACGAAAATAATTGTCCCCTTGTTTGTCCTACTGTCTAAATGACATTCAACTTTATTTACTCAATCCGCAATACATGCAACTAGTGAAAATATACTTTTGAGTTATGTATTACATTATCTTTAGAAGAATATAGTTAGACAGATGG
The Oncorhynchus nerka isolate Pitt River linkage group LG28, Oner_Uvic_2.0, whole genome shotgun sequence genome window above contains:
- the LOC115113254 gene encoding protein YIPF4, producing MKVDGTTSTMQLSPTNGDFTFVSSTEAEDLSGTIDAPDVKLNMGSDNAKDPYATTFLRKRGYGWLLEVDEDDPEDNKPLLEELDIDLKDIYYKIRCVLMPMPSLGFNRQVVRDNPDFWGPLAVVLLFSMISIYGQFRVVSWIITIWIFGSLTIFLLARVLGGEVSYGQVLGVIGYSLLPLIVIAPLLLVIGGFDVVSTLIKLFGVFWAAYSAASLLVGNEFKTKKPLLIYPIFLLYIYFLSLYTGV